A window of the Candidatus Paraluminiphilus aquimaris genome harbors these coding sequences:
- a CDS encoding HNH endonuclease codes for MQAILKLDVAGQPRGWLSLQEAISAYARNDVVYGIGDPLPTVFGGIQRLTGQRSALTLQPIIALNGRVFDEFTPPLSNRTLFRRDDHRCLYCGHQFARHELTRDHVVPTSRGGRNNWENVVAACKRCNWLKDCRTPEEAKMPLLAVPFRPNAYEWHFLAKERVLADQMEYLSTQFRADRHWAH; via the coding sequence ATGCAAGCGATCCTAAAACTGGATGTAGCAGGGCAACCTCGGGGCTGGTTGAGCCTGCAGGAGGCTATATCTGCGTATGCCCGAAATGACGTCGTCTACGGCATTGGCGACCCCCTTCCCACCGTGTTTGGCGGCATACAACGACTCACAGGGCAGCGATCAGCCCTCACGCTACAGCCCATCATTGCGCTAAACGGTCGGGTGTTCGACGAGTTTACGCCGCCGCTCAGTAACCGCACTTTGTTTCGACGGGACGACCACCGGTGCCTCTATTGTGGTCATCAGTTTGCAAGGCACGAGCTGACTCGCGACCACGTAGTGCCCACTTCGCGAGGAGGGCGGAATAACTGGGAAAACGTGGTTGCCGCGTGCAAACGGTGCAATTGGCTAAAAGACTGTCGAACCCCAGAAGAAGCAAAAATGCCACTTCTTGCTGTGCCTTTCCGGCCCAACGCCTATGAGTGGCACTTTCTTGCTAAGGAACGTGTCCTCGCGGACCAAATGGAGTACTTATCAACGCAGTTCAGAGCGGATCGACATTGGGCACATTAG
- the gcvT gene encoding glycine cleavage system aminomethyltransferase GcvT, producing the protein MSLETPLTQLHVRLGAKLVEFAGYTMPISYPNGIIAEHQHTRSKAGLFDVSHMGQVLVSGSNVAKLLESVMPADLVALAPNRSTYALLTNDMGGVRDDLIATKLEDGRFFLVLNASNKHADLAYLRQALPELTFELLDDRALLALQGPEARAVLSRLGKNTESLGFMSARECSVNDIPCFVTCSGYTGEDGFELSVNASQAEHLAELLLAETGVAPIGLGARDSLRLEVGLCLHGHELSPEITPLEARLKWAIAPSRRAGGDREGGYPGAAILNEQMSNGVNRVRIGLRVLGRRPVRAGQPLLNADGLEVGSICSDAFGASVGGPIAMGFVRPDFSQVGAILKADVRGKFIDLEVVALPMLPQRYYRTD; encoded by the coding sequence ATGTCGCTTGAAACACCCCTGACACAATTGCACGTTCGACTTGGTGCGAAATTAGTTGAGTTCGCGGGCTATACGATGCCCATCAGTTATCCGAACGGCATTATTGCAGAACATCAACATACGCGCTCTAAAGCGGGTCTTTTTGATGTCTCGCACATGGGGCAGGTCCTAGTAAGTGGGTCTAATGTGGCTAAATTGCTTGAGTCAGTTATGCCTGCTGACCTCGTGGCGCTCGCGCCAAATCGAAGCACCTACGCATTGCTTACAAATGACATGGGGGGCGTACGGGATGATCTCATTGCCACGAAGTTAGAAGATGGTCGATTCTTCTTGGTGCTGAATGCTTCCAATAAGCACGCTGATCTTGCCTACCTGAGGCAGGCGCTTCCTGAATTAACCTTCGAGCTATTGGACGATCGAGCGCTCTTGGCACTGCAGGGGCCTGAAGCAAGAGCGGTACTGTCTCGGCTGGGTAAGAATACTGAAAGTCTTGGGTTCATGAGCGCACGCGAGTGCAGCGTCAACGATATTCCTTGCTTTGTCACTTGCTCGGGGTACACGGGCGAAGACGGTTTCGAGCTTTCAGTCAATGCGAGTCAAGCTGAGCACCTAGCCGAGCTGTTATTGGCGGAGACTGGGGTTGCACCCATTGGGCTTGGTGCACGCGACTCGCTCAGACTGGAGGTTGGGCTGTGCTTGCATGGGCATGAGCTGTCACCGGAGATAACGCCCCTAGAGGCCCGGCTCAAATGGGCAATTGCGCCCTCTAGAAGGGCGGGAGGGGATCGCGAGGGTGGCTACCCAGGTGCGGCTATTCTCAACGAGCAAATGAGTAATGGCGTTAACCGCGTGCGCATTGGCTTGAGAGTGCTCGGGCGGCGTCCGGTACGAGCCGGGCAGCCGTTGCTCAATGCGGACGGTCTCGAGGTGGGCAGTATTTGCTCTGATGCGTTTGGCGCGAGTGTTGGGGGTCCAATTGCGATGGGCTTTGTGCGCCCAGACTTTTCGCAAGTAGGTGCGATCCTCAAAGCCGATGTGCGTGGGAAGTTCATTGATTTGGAAGTTGTCGCGCTGCCTATGTTACCCCAACGCTATTACCGGACTGACTAA